Below is a genomic region from Rosa chinensis cultivar Old Blush chromosome 5, RchiOBHm-V2, whole genome shotgun sequence.
ccaccattgtgccgatactgtcccaacttaaccacctgttaggtgtgggttttaatcacaaaaggcctcggtacaattgggtgagatccatccacttataagttatattttatttgtcacttttccaatatgAGATCTTTCCtgtccaacacgccccctcacgtgacacttatattttatttgtcacttttccaatatgagatctttcctctccaacacgccccctcacgtgacacttggtaatttcgatggcaatacagggaaccccaatttgggctcatgatacgtgcctacgtggagacgcaattggagaagaacctggctctgataccatgttaaacagcgacaagtgtgacctgtggcccaccattgtaccgatactgtcccaactaaaccacctgttaggtgttgagttttaatcacaaaaggcctcggtacaattgggtgagatccacccacttataagttatattttatttgtcacttttccaatgtgagatctttcctctccaacatgaCTTGGGTATACTTCCTAAATGTCGGAGTTTATTCCTACCAGGAATATGATCTTTTCTGTTGTACGAGAAGGTTAGTTTTCCTGCAACCAATTGGATTATAATTGGGgttcctataaataggaggcAAGGGTAGCAAACCAAAGTTGGTCGATACTTGATATGATTAACAGTAAGATAGTTTATATATCCCTTGGGTAAGGGAGTAGAGATGTCAAGGGTGAGTTAGTACAACTCTTGGAAGAGTGTCTGTTTGTGGTAAATTCTATGAGTGTGGCTGTATAAGGGTTGCAAATTTGGGTTATTGTCATTTAGCTCAATTGTATATTATACTAAGATTAATTCTCATAGTGGGGAACATGTATTTCTCGGAAGACATAGACATGGACTTGTGTTGATGAACCTCATTAAATCTCGATATTCTCTTATTGCTTGTGTtgtgatttgtttatttttctttttgtataaTTTGTGAACAGGGATTTAATGAGAGAATCCCTTGACAGGGAGCTATGGAGAGACTTTTTAGCCAATGcatccctttttattttttttttaatttttatttgaggCATTTGGCGACGTTGCCGACGCATATAACAAGAGTTAAAAGTGGGATTTTTTACGGGAGTCTTTTGCCGACAAGCCAaaatgttttcatttttttattgcAGGACTTTGCCGATTAGACTTCGTTGGCCCGAGTATTTTGCTGAGGAGTATTTTGCCGAAGTCTAATCGGCAAAATACTTACGTCAAACTCGGGCCAACGAACTCTAATCGTTGAACTCGTACAAAACTCGAGTATTTTGCCGAGGATTAAACTTACGTCAAACTTACGTGAGGTTTTTTTATGAGTCTTTTTCGACGAAATGAACTCGTACAAAAATAATAGGGTTGGTTTTTTATTCTCTGTGTGTAGCCAAAGCTTTGGCCGTTCTTTCTCTGTTTGGTTGCTTAGAAAATCAGACCAATCCAGTGGTTTGGTTCGAGAAAGGACCCCGAAATCTCTTTTTTAATTTCTAATATTTTTGTTCTCAAatcaaacattttctcaaaGCTTCATTGTCCCTATTGATTCAAAATATAACAAATAAATTTCACCAAAGTGcatgaattcgaattcttcaatAGATTTGAATGCAAATGAGATTTTGCTAGCTAGCTATGAAGTCTTCTAATTGAATTTGGAGTTACGCATGAAGGATCATTGTCATATTATTTTTGGTATCATGCATGTGCTCCCATTCTGGTCTGTAACGTTAAGGAGTGGCTTTTAGTTATTTTGACAGAGATCACCTTTTGCTGCAGGCTCTGAGGCTCCAAAACTTCATTTTTGCAGGTTGGATGAATTCACAAACGCTACGGTTTCATTGAAAGTTCTAGCAAACTTAGTTCTTTCTGAAAGGGGCTGGCAGCATATACTTGATATTTGTAAGTTCTGTACAGACTGTACTATGAATAGCATGTTATACTGTTTTCCCTATTTGATAGGTCTCATGCTTGTGACGTAAGTTTAACTCTCTTCATGTGGTATATATGTTTTCTGAAGCTTGAACTTAAAAgttcttatttttgttttaatgcAGAAGACCAACTTTGAATAGGATATATAATTTCTAGTATTAGTCACACGTACACAAAGATTGAAACTGAATAGCACATAACGTGACCTGCATTACAGTGTCAACAGACATTTACTGTGTTAGGCACAGAATCAATTGGAACAAAACCAATATATCTTTAGAAAATCCTCAACAATTCATTATATACATCCCAAGCTACATTTCGATCAACTATCATCCATCCTCGTATGAAATCAACATTTGGATTTGCATGGTCATACCTGGTAGTTGTACACTTGTACTGCCAGAAGCCCAGAACCACCATCACCTCTAATATCCACCACGTGAGTGTTTGCATCAAGTGAACTGAGCAAACTCTCGTTCTCTTCTGGACAGAAATCAGCATTTTTTCTCCATGGATGCTTTGCCATCATTCTCATTCCTTCTAGCTCCATCGCTACCTCTTTCATGGTTGGCCTCTCCTGCCCTTTTACACTTAAACATCTTTTTGCAAGATTGGCTACAAGTTTTACCATCTCCATATTTCCATCATTCACTATATTATCATCAAGAATTTGATCCAGCCAACCTTCTTCCATGGCAGAGATGAAGATGCTTGCTAAGCATCTATTTGTACAAAGTGCCACTTTGCTAGTTATTAGCTCCAGCAGGACAACTCCAAAGCTGTAAACGTCACTCTTTTCTGTTAGTTGGTTTGATTGCAAATATTCAGGGTCGAGGTAACCAAATGTCCCTAGTACTAAAGTTTCTAATTCAGTTTGACCTAAAGGAATCAATCGTGACGCTCCAAAGTCTGCCACTTTTGCTGTATAGTTATCATCTAATAGTATATTCATTGCTTTCACATCTCGATGTATAATTGGCATGGAAGTTGAGGAATGTAGGTATGCTAGTGCTCCTGCAGTTTCAGCTGCTATCTTCATTCGTAATTCCAAAGAAAGTAGTGATCTTTTCTTATGAATGTGCTCATAAAGAGTGCCATTGGTGATGAACTCATAAATCAGTAAAGGTGTTTCTGTCTCTAAGCAACAACCTAATAGCCTGACTATATTTCTGTGATTGATTTGAGAAAGAACAATCACCTCATTAACAAATTGATCACTCTGTGCCGGGGCAGCAATTTTAGACTTTTTAATGGCAACCACTTTGTTATCTAGTAGTATGCCTTTATAAACGGTTCCATATCCTCCTTCACCAAGGACTCTACTTTCATGGTAATTGTTTGTGGCCTTCTCAAGTTCTTCTGCTGTAAAAATTCTTGTTGTCTCCACAGAGCCTCCATGATGAAAGAGTTGTTTTTGCAATAACAAACCACCATTTTCCTTAAAGTACCTCTCTTTGAGCTTAATgaagtttcttttctttattcccCAAGATGTCCATGAAATTCCAATGAAAAAAACCAAGAAGCCTACAGTTACACCTGCAcatataattgaaaaatatcaCGATCAGATTGGATATATATAGTCCAAACAAAATTGTTTATCTATATTACATTTGGATCTTCTTAATAAAAACTGTGAAAGATGCCGAAGATGAGGAAAAAACATGTGTTTGTGCGCACACACACATGtatgcatgtgtgtgtgtgtgtgtattatataGTGACTGAAATTGGAACAAGCCTGCAAATTATCATTCATTTATAAGAAAAAAGTTGAGAGAATTTTGGGATTGAATTAGAATCCAAAATTAGCTGAACGTAAACATTTGGGTGCCTAACTGTTCAGAAAATGCTCAGGTAGAAGTTCAGGCTATGATGATATGGAagatgcatgctaatttttaaGTAATACATACTCAATGCGATAGCAAGCAGGACAGTTATCTTTGAGTTGTTTTTAGTATCGTCTTTGATGCAACTCTGTCGATTTGTGCCATCATTTTTGTATCCTTTGGGACATAAACAAGAGTAATTTCCTGGAGGTGAATTGATGCACATTCCAATGTTGCAGGGGTTTGAAGCCTTGCACTCATCAATATCTGAAAGGAAAGCGAAAACAACGCGTACATGTATCAGGTTAGTTCCCAAATCCCAACATTGATCAagcttttattttgttgtgcAACAACAAAGATATGAaaagtatatatacatatatataccttGGCACCCATCTTCGAGGTATGGATTCCCTTCGTAGCCTGGTAAGCATTGGCATATGTAACCAGACGGCCCATTAATGATGGACTGGTTGACACACTTGCTATTTTCTGCCTTGCATGCATAATTCTGGCTCTTTTCATCACATGGTTCATCCCCAATCCCCCAATTAACAATGAGTGGAAGCTGGCTGGTGGTATTCAGTAAATCAAAACTTGTATCGGGGGAGAATGTGAACATGGCTACTTCCACAATGAAAGAATAGCTACAAGGATACCTAGTCAACCATGTACCTGTATTATCCGCAATTGGACTCAGAATTATTGTAAAGTTGTGCAATCCACTTGGGATAGGAAACTGGGAACAGCCAACGCCATTGCAAGAGTTTGTGAGTACTTTGCCAAGCAGATCATCACATAAGACCATGGTGTACCCCGCTGTGGACTTATCTTCATCTGGCCCAGGGTGCGTGCGGTCACCTTGAAAAATAGCTACACTGCCACAGCCAATGTCAAAGAACTTGTTTTTGGTATCAGAGATGGTATAAGGAGGAGGCAACTGGAGAGAAGGCCAGTTATAGTCCGTCTCACGACCCTGGGTGTCATAACATTCTACACCTACGTCTTGCATTATTCGCAACTCACCCTCAGCAAGGGATATGTGAGCAATACGTATGCTATAATTCGTGAAGTTTGCTGATGGAGGTGTGGTGGAATGGTCACAAGTGATGTTGAATTCTGGTCGCAAGTAACAACCGTCACCTATGCCAAATGGGTAAGGAATCATCAGATTACCACAATGGGTTTTGCATCCTGGCAAGGACTGAGCTGCTGCTTCTGCTGATGTGATTGTTTCAGTTGTTATTGTTACAACCAGTACTCCCACTATTGCTAAAGAGATCAGTTGCATAATAAGCATGGTGTGCGATGCCATGACATGCATATATGAAGCTCCTGTTTTTTGTAAGTAATGTTTATAATGAATGAAGTCCACTGACTTAAGTAGCAAGCCTAGTCTTTTCTATGCTTACAAGAATATTGGAAATATCATTCCTGTCTATGCTCAAAATTTGTATGCAGGCCGCAATGTTGCAGTCCTGGAAGCAAATACATGTAGCAAGGCTGCAACGATGTGCCCGAAGTTTAAGCACAAGTGGTGGTGAcatttgaaatttattaatagaCCATTTTCCAAAGTCAGAACGTGTTCGTCTTTTACTTGATACTGTCTGATCACGATAATCGGTctggattttttatttttttatttttactttttaaagaTTAGTTTTGATGTGTTCTGGTCCTAGCTATTATCTTCTGTTTGTGCCAGATACTAATAAACTATAgtctgttgtaggagaatagaattgtgtgttatcattgataataggagccctttaaatagggagttacaaggtacccaaaaggtaatagaatccgattacaattgaatacctaaaacacattcctattacaactctaaaccctagtttgtagaggcacacattatgtcgatatccttcaacactcccccttgtgccgctcaaacttggtgatgacgctttaattgttgcctcgttaaaaaccttgccaggtaacaaaaaccccgtgggacaaaaataaccctggtcgaaggacaaaaagagcacaacacgtccttcactcttcgagatcgaacatgtagacatcatgcctccccctgatgtcaatatctccccctgattgctacaatgatgggagttcggataactttctcaatccgatgctcttcacatgtttctcgaaggtggattttggtaacgacttagtaaataagtccgctacattatcctcttatcggatttgGCTCACTTCactatttagaagtgcttgttgtcattttgatggaggggaggaggagcacggaaggtggcattctGCCtagtggggtccgatcccacacttccgtcatctctttctctgtagggatagaacaagcccatatcaatcgtacctctcaaatatcgaaagattgtctttataccaatctaatggcgttgcgttggcgcggggctatgtctagccaacaagttcataataattgaggtgtccggtcttgtgttgtgctaagtacaataatgcgcctattgtacataagtaagcactttcgctattaacacgttttcgtcatcatccctgggacgaaacggatcccttttagggccaagactacggacgaccatggtgcatctttgactttatcaaaatgtctcttgacacggtatacaagttctgaatttagacaaaaccgtgttctcccaaggtccttcctctcaaactcggatttcaggtgttcagcggtttcccttaactctcaagggttccaattataaactgcgacaattgcaaatccggaacttgtcatggaaacgcgtgggcatagttcatcatatcccttcccaatcaagtagtcattttagtgagcatttcaacctcgttgcaaatacgctccgtggtctagagccacttgacttgggtaaataaagtccacaagaactttcattatattctgtatctagatccccatagagatacgtagtgaccacattcgtaagctgcacgttcagttatttggaaactaccaaactgacaaggtagtggagtgcaatgacatccattacgagataatatgtcttctcgtagtcgattccagggcgttgtgagaaaccttgcgccataaggcgagattaccatctctttttctcatcacgctatctaacgaagacctattaatgtcaataggttttatgttaggaggtgttggcatctcaggccctaaatcattcctcttcgttagtgaatccaattcaacctggatcgcatctttccatttaggccaagtttctctacgttggcattcttcaacggagtaaggttcgatgtcattggtctcaataattccacgtcctcatgtacactagtgtagttcgtagagatctctatattcttaggaattggttctaacattgaggcgtcccccaacgatgtctcttggacataaccacaatccaaaatattctcatgagacggattatgagtatcaatgatcaatggatcaagttgtgccaaactcgctctctttttagggcgagaatccatcgaacctatgggtctcctactctctctagcggaacccatggcctatgacgccattatgccacttttgtggcgtcaccatactaccatccatggtagtggtgcagtacccatcttctctgggtggcaccatgtcctcttgtggggacatcaatccttgcaggcatgtttgcagcaggtatatgtgatctcttcacttttaggggatcaagatgagacatagtggggacagaccacgacaattcctgtcgttcctgttgaacattgacgttctaatctccccctaacgacgggaagactgtctcatcaaagtgacaattcgcaaatccagcgaaatagagatcgcctgtcaagggttctacatagcggacttatagttggagactcatgtccaacaaatatatatatgcattcgttgcaatgactcatgttgatgcgctgtggcgacgcaattggcacatgaaccgcacactcaaatatgcataaatacgagatattaaactcgaacccagtcactagctgtaacgcaaataaaagttgagtggctgctatgagtcgtagacgaattagcatagctgcatgcgttattgcataacccaagcggaaatattggtgcgcattaccaatgtccgggctaccattatagtcgtttaatggtggcttttccgcgagaccaattgggtgtgttcatgggaatatgatacttgatatcaatacccaatgaaatgcaatagtcatcgaaaactgtcgatgtaaactctctagcattatcaagtcaaattgacttagtgggatgatctgggtagtgagcccgtagccatatgttatgtgctaggagtgcagtataagcagcattacgagtggataatggcacaacacgtgaccagcgtgtttgcgtatcaaccaacaccataaaacatctatatggtccgcaagttggttgatcaaatccatagaattcccttagattctttgtgagaatggaattatttcctcaatctcctttgcataggatggtctcaatcctaaataacaggctttacagaacgaaacatgggctttataatcaaccaataaaggttttggtgaagccatagtgtcacaatagacttgagaagtagagagaggagtttatggcgtcaatgccatgtatttgccgcagggggtaggcggcactggccatgtatggcctgtctttgcacaatcatggcgccatgaggcgcatgtgcagctcctcgaaccaattcttggttcttacttttcttcgttctgaaaatggatgtccgtgtaaagtctttaatacacggatcatcatgtcaaagcctatatgtgtcaaaatcccataagtcatctctcatgacatggttggattcaataactcaataactcaaatagtggttgcatacaacccactagagcgacacataagtttctctaatactcgtttatgtccgtagtcattagaggtgatgcaaaggaactcttgtccattctcataatgtgtttccacatgaaaaccattggctcttatataataaagttcgaattaaggtatgtccaagacattaagtaaacgaattgacactttattaatagccaatgattacatcaaagtttccaaagtctaatccaaaataaaatcaaagtaagacacattgtagtcactctatccgtttggtaactccaatcaaatatgaccaggaaagtagagagagatgttagtggagcgaggctctcttaagtaccaataatctcaatgactttcctagacatcacattttattgggtctgccacataagaaagagttaatacaattgtcatttattgactaaggcaaattgccattacaaaagttcttggaaaaataaaaaggactaatctaatcaaagtctgttgcatccatgtgcacttcatcttcagctttgaagtcctctatggtgagattgacatctccaccatcttcttctgcaaggtacacttcttgctctctcaggttcctatatgccctgtatctttcagctagttcctcacttgccttgcattgcttgaaccaatgctcaattgatccacatcgatgacactcatcattgcggttgcctccctttaattgaggtgcacgttgtgcacgttgcgggcgttccctaggagggttggttccaccaccacgacccattgagccaccattacggctagggataccacgaccccctctcccacgtgtggcattaccaccacgtgtatccgcaccaaacttacggtttccttcctggttagggctgttatatgggcccaaacgtccctcatgtcccccattcttagggtaccgctccttgcgccctcctttgggtgcattataattcgcctcatgaacgctcttagttccaatgggccttgaattataattcctcacgagtatgttatcatgtttctcagctacagatataatattaataagctgatggaacctcgtgatccgtccagcattgacttcagtacggtattgctttgataccacaatggctgaaacggggaaggtggagagagttttctcaattagctcttgctctgtgataggttgtccacaaaacctcaacatggactgtatgcgaagagcttctgaattatattcagcaatagacttgaagtcagcaaagcgcagattgttccattgaaccttcaagtcagggaggagggaatcttggacattgccaaaacgctcttctagcgctacccatagctctcttgcatccttgatcgacatatactccaatctgagtgccttgtccatatggcgtcgcatcaagataactgcttgagcatgctttgtagatgttcggttgaacataagatccgggttaggtgcctggattatgggtaatattccctttgaagtgagatggttctcaacatcggttacccaactgtggtaatccgagcctgttgagtcaagcatgggaaagtcgagtctaggttcattcgacatcctgaaaataagaagagaatatatattagtttcggagctaaacttccacgaaaactaaaataataagatttccgagctatgctaccaagaaatcattttccaagaatctcttttagactaacaatgatgtttaatatggtcacaatttgatgcttacggacgctcttagtccaagcattgtgaacgctcttagttcacacaaacactcttagttcgtttaattatgaacactcttagttcatacgaacactcttagttcgttaagcgtgaatccccacaattccgctttgttaagtACTCAAAATCacttggcaacatatattccaatattatacagaaaataaaaggaatttaaatacatgaaagcagcaaccttaatcataaaaacttacttgataaTTTAAAGCTTTGCTTCACGATTCTttatacacgcgcgtgttgatgcaggcgtgtagctaaaaTAGGATTGCTGGAATTTGATCGGAAATTGGCAGTTagtgggctgcccttctcccttcccctttttcctttttttttttcgggtccaacccttttcctcctccttttttttccttttcctcccttttccttttttttttctttccgggccCAAGCCCGCtccctttcctttccttttttcttctttttttttctttggccggGTCCCTCcttttttctggt
It encodes:
- the LOC112166393 gene encoding uncharacterized protein LOC112166393 is translated as MHVMASHTMLIMQLISLAIVGVLVVTITTETITSAEAAAQSLPGCKTHCGNLMIPYPFGIGDGCYLRPEFNITCDHSTTPPSANFTNYSIRIAHISLAEGELRIMQDVGVECYDTQGRETDYNWPSLQLPPPYTISDTKNKFFDIGCGSVAIFQGDRTHPGPDEDKSTAGYTMVLCDDLLGKVLTNSCNGVGCSQFPIPSGLHNFTIILSPIADNTGTWLTRYPCSYSFIVEVAMFTFSPDTSFDLLNTTSQLPLIVNWGIGDEPCDEKSQNYACKAENSKCVNQSIINGPSGYICQCLPGYEGNPYLEDGCQDIDECKASNPCNIGMCINSPPGNYSCLCPKGYKNDGTNRQSCIKDDTKNNSKITVLLAIALSFLVFFIGISWTSWGIKKRNFIKLKERYFKENGGLLLQKQLFHHGGSVETTRIFTAEELEKATNNYHESRVLGEGGYGTVYKGILLDNKVVAIKKSKIAAPAQSDQFVNEVIVLSQINHRNIVRLLGCCLETETPLLIYEFITNGTLYEHIHKKRSLLSLELRMKIAAETAGALAYLHSSTSMPIIHRDVKAMNILLDDNYTAKVADFGASRLIPLGQTELETLVLGTFGYLDPEYLQSNQLTEKSDVYSFGVVLLELITSKVALCTNRCLASIFISAMEEGWLDQILDDNIVNDGNMEMVKLVANLAKRCLSVKGQERPTMKEVAMELEGMRMMAKHPWRKNADFCPEENESLLSSLDANTHVVDIRGDVGQALPGCPDRCGDLLIPYPFGIAEGCHLGEEFFINCTTEVIGTSPTPYLAGTEIPVSNIFLDQGELQIMQFVARDCYDSQGYLDKKLSKVRILSLNPPFTISGTKNKFFAVGCDTYAIFEGYRGHERYITGCMSFCESLGSVNESCSGIGCCQTSIPTGLQNRTVKMNSYYNHAFIWDFNPCSYSFIVEDGQFEFSSKSFQELDRTSRLPMVLNWQIGNETCDEAQKKQGYACKGNSTCVNPINLSGYFCQCLPGYEGNPYLPDGCHDINECKNSNICSEGACVNFPGTYACVCPKGFEGDGRKAGTGCRKDNPMNPHQTSRLLIISLGMSVAFLFIMVGSSWTYLGVKKRKFIQLREKYFKENGGLLLQQKLANHEGAVQTTKIFTAEELEKATNNYHEDRVVGEGGFGTVYKGILADGKVVAIKKSKISAPSQSEQFVNEVIVLSQVNHRNVVRLLGCCFETPVPLLVYEFITNGTLFEHIHNNKGEKSPLPWELRLKIAAEIAGALAYLHSSISMPIIHRDVKATNVLIDDNYTAKVSDFGASRLVPLDQTQITTLVQGTLGYLDPEYFHSNQLTEKSDVYSFGVVLVELLTSKLALSFTRPEAERNLACFFVCSLEDGHLNQILDQNILNEVNIEMLREVANVARRCLRVTREERPTMKEVSMELEGMRISAKHPWGKTGFSPEDTEHLLGSPSFSHVRSDCGPNSATISAASVYESMRMEMLMAYDNGR